One region of Jatrophihabitans cynanchi genomic DNA includes:
- a CDS encoding universal stress protein, whose protein sequence is MSVNTGRIVVGIDASEGSELALNWALDEALARDAAVHLICCHTRPLLLGWEGANVADLQELASAARRTASDALVSALDRARGTAPTVPVTGETVEGRPAVVLAERSAGAQLIVLGSRRLKAVGSVLLGSVGTAVTARAQCPVVVVRGPAGMLAERPAVVVGIDGTDAADPALAYGFEHASRHDVPLRALMCWRPDPLATMQWRPEAPVPERAQAWVTATLQRWQRRYPSVTAAGIVIRDQAAAGLVEQSAAEHLLVVGSRSRNALAGTLLGSVAQGVLHHATCPVAVVPVWVG, encoded by the coding sequence ATGTCAGTCAACACAGGCCGGATCGTCGTCGGCATCGACGCTTCCGAAGGCAGTGAGCTCGCACTGAACTGGGCGCTGGACGAGGCACTCGCCCGTGACGCTGCGGTGCACCTGATCTGTTGCCACACCCGTCCCCTGCTGCTCGGGTGGGAGGGCGCGAATGTGGCCGACCTGCAGGAACTGGCCAGTGCCGCCCGCCGAACGGCGTCGGACGCGTTGGTGAGCGCCCTCGACCGGGCCCGGGGCACTGCGCCGACCGTCCCGGTGACGGGAGAAACGGTCGAGGGCCGGCCGGCGGTCGTGCTGGCCGAGCGCTCGGCCGGCGCCCAGCTGATCGTTCTCGGGTCCCGGCGGCTCAAAGCGGTCGGTTCGGTGCTGCTCGGCTCGGTCGGTACTGCCGTGACAGCGCGCGCGCAGTGCCCGGTGGTCGTGGTGCGTGGCCCGGCCGGCATGCTGGCCGAACGTCCCGCCGTGGTCGTCGGCATCGACGGGACCGACGCAGCTGATCCGGCTCTCGCATACGGTTTCGAGCACGCGAGCCGGCACGACGTGCCGTTGCGCGCGTTGATGTGTTGGCGACCGGACCCGCTTGCGACGATGCAGTGGCGTCCGGAGGCACCAGTTCCGGAGCGGGCCCAAGCGTGGGTGACGGCCACGCTGCAACGGTGGCAGCGGCGGTACCCCTCGGTCACCGCCGCGGGCATCGTCATTCGGGATCAGGCCGCTGCCGGGCTGGTGGAACAGTCAGCCGCGGAACACCTGCTTGTCGTCGGCAGCAGGTCACGCAACGCACTCGCCGGGACGTTGCTCGGGTCGGTCGCCCAGGGCGTCCTGCACCACGCGACCTGCCCCGTCGCGGTCGTCCCGGTCTGGGTCGGCTGA
- a CDS encoding TraR/DksA family transcriptional regulator, whose product MTMTDLASGASSVERVRDVARIRDVLNRQREAQLAHLDALTREHAAAGTSGQAQLRGLTAGLRQTVAQIDTALMQLEAGRYGICLSCSEPIAPPRLEALPAAVLCLRCQRLKERR is encoded by the coding sequence ATGACGATGACTGATCTTGCGAGCGGCGCCTCGTCGGTCGAGCGGGTTCGCGACGTAGCCAGGATCCGCGATGTCCTGAACCGGCAGCGCGAGGCGCAGCTCGCGCACTTGGACGCATTGACTCGCGAACACGCCGCTGCCGGCACGTCCGGGCAAGCCCAGCTGCGTGGCCTCACCGCGGGCCTGCGCCAGACGGTCGCACAGATCGACACCGCGCTCATGCAGCTCGAGGCAGGCCGATACGGAATCTGCCTGTCCTGCAGCGAACCCATCGCACCGCCACGACTCGAGGCGCTTCCGGCAGCCGTGCTGTGCCTGCGTTGCCAGCGGCTGAAGGAACGACGGTAG
- a CDS encoding CBS domain-containing protein has protein sequence MKIEYLYQPDVVRCRPSDTLAHAAHLLVRARIGALAVVDDDGTLVGILSERDLARAMTEQREPGSALASSYASRGVEVARQHEDSWTVGRRMLDAGIRHLPVVSDGQLVGMVSMRDVLAVETWA, from the coding sequence ATGAAGATCGAGTATCTGTACCAGCCGGACGTGGTGCGGTGCCGCCCGTCCGACACGCTGGCGCACGCCGCGCATCTGCTGGTCCGCGCCAGGATCGGCGCGCTCGCGGTCGTGGACGACGACGGAACGCTGGTAGGCATTCTCTCCGAGCGCGACCTGGCGCGCGCGATGACCGAGCAGCGCGAACCGGGGTCGGCCCTGGCGAGTTCCTACGCGTCCCGCGGCGTCGAGGTCGCCCGGCAACACGAGGATTCCTGGACCGTCGGCCGGCGCATGCTCGATGCCGGGATCCGCCACCTTCCGGTCGTCTCTGACGGTCAACTGGTGGGCATGGTGTCGATGCGGGACGTGCTCGCGGTCGAGACCTGGGCCTGA
- a CDS encoding GGDEF domain-containing protein: MLYAFGGIGALLGAQFPMSPDLAVGLSRFLGIVCLTVAPLILTLRRRLAIAWINVALATATVLLSVLVAATGSAVGVVLPGVVYMCIALIAAYFSAPLQARAQACLAVGGFSAGVLLSGVPNLFVPWFVTSATVLGAAEMLRHVVTQLQEQAALDPLTGIANRAYFQLAAEREIALAGRGRTPFSVALLDLDDFKTVNDTYGHVAGDALLSELAGAWQAQLRGADLIARYGGDEFALIMPDTGHDEAINVLERLHTAHHAQWSAGVATWDDDTDLSQLLHRADQNLYIAKNMRALSRPEPSRRPDRQVAVQRRHVGREQHPGARTAFTSPAQGLTAD, encoded by the coding sequence TTGCTGTACGCCTTCGGCGGGATCGGCGCGCTGCTCGGTGCCCAGTTCCCGATGAGCCCGGATCTGGCAGTCGGGTTGTCCCGGTTCCTCGGGATCGTCTGCCTCACCGTCGCGCCGCTCATCCTCACGCTCCGGCGCCGGCTCGCTATCGCGTGGATCAACGTGGCCCTGGCCACCGCAACAGTACTGCTGAGTGTCCTCGTGGCCGCCACCGGTTCGGCGGTCGGCGTCGTGCTGCCCGGTGTGGTCTACATGTGCATCGCGCTGATAGCTGCGTACTTCTCGGCACCGCTGCAGGCCCGAGCCCAAGCGTGCCTGGCAGTCGGCGGATTCTCCGCCGGCGTACTCCTCAGCGGCGTGCCGAACCTGTTCGTCCCGTGGTTCGTGACCAGTGCGACAGTGCTGGGCGCCGCCGAAATGCTGCGCCACGTCGTCACGCAACTCCAGGAACAGGCCGCGCTCGATCCACTCACCGGCATCGCGAACCGTGCCTACTTCCAGCTCGCCGCAGAACGCGAGATCGCACTGGCCGGCAGGGGCCGCACACCGTTCAGCGTGGCGCTGCTCGACCTCGACGACTTCAAGACGGTCAACGACACCTACGGGCACGTCGCCGGAGACGCCCTGCTGTCCGAGCTCGCCGGCGCCTGGCAAGCACAGCTTCGCGGAGCCGACCTGATCGCCCGCTACGGCGGTGACGAGTTCGCCCTGATCATGCCCGACACCGGCCACGACGAAGCGATCAACGTCCTCGAACGGCTGCACACCGCACACCACGCCCAATGGTCAGCGGGCGTCGCCACGTGGGACGACGACACCGACCTGAGCCAACTGCTACACCGCGCGGACCAGAACCTGTACATCGCCAAGAACATGCGTGCGCTGAGCAGACCTGAGCCGAGCCGAAGGCCGGATCGCCAGGTCGCCGTTCAGCGGCGGCACGTCGGTCGCGAGCAACACCCTGGTGCCAGGACCGCTTTCACGAGCCCGGCCCAGGGATTGACGGCGGACTGA
- a CDS encoding alpha/beta fold hydrolase, with amino-acid sequence MSVPQSRPVAVGEFTFDVTVDGPGDGRPILLLHGFPQTAWSWRHVIPRLSRAGYRVLALDQRGYSPMASPDAVEQYRAAYLVADVLGVLDAFGIESVDLVGHDWGAAVAWQVASRHPDRVRTLTALSVPHPGAFTEALRVDDDQRRRSAYMRDFATPGYEHTLLADAAAKLRAVFGHGTGVDVEHVLRRVGTAPRLRRALNWYAAQSLDRPAATPATDVPTLHVWSDQDIALGAYGARATERYVTGPYEFVTLHGVSHWIPEQAPTQTADLIIRQAEGRRQ; translated from the coding sequence GTGAGCGTCCCGCAGTCGCGGCCGGTCGCCGTCGGTGAGTTCACGTTCGACGTCACCGTGGACGGCCCGGGCGACGGCCGGCCGATCCTGCTGCTGCACGGCTTCCCGCAGACTGCCTGGTCGTGGCGCCACGTGATCCCGCGGCTGAGCCGGGCCGGGTACCGCGTACTGGCCCTGGACCAGCGCGGCTACTCCCCGATGGCCAGTCCGGATGCCGTGGAGCAGTACCGCGCCGCGTACCTGGTCGCCGACGTGCTCGGCGTGCTCGACGCGTTCGGCATCGAGTCGGTCGACCTGGTCGGTCACGACTGGGGCGCCGCGGTCGCCTGGCAGGTCGCGAGCCGGCACCCGGACCGGGTCAGGACGCTGACGGCCCTGTCGGTGCCGCATCCCGGCGCCTTCACCGAAGCGCTGCGGGTCGATGACGACCAGCGGCGCCGGTCCGCGTACATGCGCGACTTCGCCACGCCCGGCTACGAGCACACGCTGCTCGCCGACGCAGCCGCGAAGCTGCGCGCGGTCTTCGGGCACGGCACGGGCGTCGATGTCGAGCACGTCCTGCGCCGCGTCGGAACCGCACCCCGGTTGCGGCGCGCACTGAACTGGTACGCGGCCCAGTCGCTCGACCGTCCCGCGGCGACACCGGCGACCGACGTGCCCACCCTGCACGTCTGGTCGGACCAGGACATAGCGCTGGGTGCGTACGGTGCCCGCGCCACCGAGCGCTACGTCACCGGGCCGTACGAATTCGTGACGCTGCACGGCGTGAGCCACTGGATCCCCGAACAGGCGCCCACCCAGACGGCCGACCTGATCATCCGGCAGGCGGAAGGTCGCCGGCAATGA
- a CDS encoding site-2 protease family protein: protein MPGPRGHRWWKDRTTDRRELTSMRLGRFAGIEARAHWSLLFIAFLVAQLLAVGILPAAAPGLPAAAYWLAGAASAVVFLASVLAHELAHAAIARRHDIPVERVTLWLLGGATELGHEAKTPRAEAAIAASGPITSLVLGGVFAGLAALASGAGLLTATLAWLAGVNLLLGVFNLLPAAPLDGGRLLRAALWRRYGDWTRATYASARAGSVLGALLIAWGLLQVFGGQLFGLWLALIGWFVLTAAAAERTVAAGKRLTGRTVRDLMTTPPAVAPSWWSVANFLAQADSTLVRSAVVPLVDFDGSPRSLLTMRDLQRVAPDDRDTTRLRDAARSRVPVLVLDPDTPASDVVLPLRARGGVAVVVEDARVVGTLSSVDITAAMMLAGLTDRGLTDRGLTDRGLTDRAEGPHPAGPSSTGVTEPAAGAGLTSNH, encoded by the coding sequence GTGCCCGGACCTCGCGGGCATAGATGGTGGAAGGACAGGACGACAGACAGACGGGAGTTGACGAGCATGCGGTTGGGACGGTTCGCCGGTATCGAGGCGAGGGCGCACTGGTCGCTGCTGTTCATCGCGTTTCTGGTGGCGCAGCTTCTCGCGGTCGGCATACTTCCGGCTGCGGCGCCCGGCCTCCCGGCTGCGGCGTACTGGCTGGCCGGTGCCGCCAGTGCGGTGGTGTTCCTCGCGTCCGTGCTGGCCCATGAACTTGCGCACGCGGCGATAGCGCGGCGGCACGACATCCCGGTCGAACGGGTGACCTTGTGGCTGCTCGGCGGGGCGACCGAGCTCGGACACGAGGCCAAGACCCCGCGCGCCGAGGCCGCGATCGCGGCGAGCGGGCCGATCACCAGTCTCGTGCTCGGCGGCGTGTTCGCGGGCCTGGCCGCTCTGGCGAGCGGCGCCGGCCTGCTCACGGCGACCCTCGCCTGGCTCGCCGGGGTGAACCTGCTGCTCGGGGTGTTCAATCTGCTGCCGGCTGCGCCCCTGGACGGTGGACGCTTGCTTCGCGCGGCCTTGTGGCGCCGGTACGGCGACTGGACCCGAGCCACGTACGCGAGCGCCCGGGCCGGATCCGTGCTCGGCGCCCTGCTCATCGCCTGGGGGCTGTTGCAGGTGTTCGGCGGCCAGCTGTTCGGCCTTTGGCTGGCGTTGATCGGCTGGTTCGTCCTGACTGCAGCGGCTGCCGAGCGAACCGTCGCTGCCGGTAAGCGGCTCACCGGTCGCACCGTACGTGACCTGATGACGACGCCGCCGGCAGTGGCGCCGTCCTGGTGGTCGGTAGCGAACTTCCTCGCGCAGGCCGACAGCACCCTGGTGCGCTCGGCAGTCGTTCCGCTCGTCGATTTCGACGGCAGCCCACGGAGCCTGCTCACGATGCGGGACCTTCAGCGTGTGGCGCCCGACGACCGTGACACCACCCGGTTGCGCGACGCCGCGCGCAGTCGAGTGCCGGTGCTGGTACTCGACCCGGACACCCCCGCATCCGACGTGGTGCTCCCGCTTCGAGCACGCGGCGGCGTTGCAGTGGTGGTCGAGGACGCTCGCGTGGTCGGCACCTTGAGCTCGGTCGACATTACGGCCGCGATGATGCTCGCCGGCCTCACCGATCGCGGCCTCACCGATCGCGGCCTCACCGATCGCGGCCTCACCGATCGCGCGGAAGGCCCGCACCCCGCCGGGCCGTCGTCGACAGGCGTGACGGAACCGGCGGCCGGCGCGGGGCTCACGTCGAATCACTGA
- a CDS encoding MFS transporter — protein MNRLTLDRVEPTPAEGVGERSSRLAPTLAIVAAGTFLALVTYTGPLGNLPTVARALAAGANGQTWILSSTSVALAAVLLTAGALADDHGRRRVFVAGNALIAAGSLACALATSTAPFILGRLVEGVGSAGIVASSLGLVAALARTPADRAMISGVWGASVGGGIAAGPVITGFLDELHLWRGFYALLALGTVALALVAQRVAAESVAPTPRPVDLPGAGALGLALVLALVALTEGRDGLTPWVATAGGGALAAAALFVVVERRRRAPMLELHLFRDRQFTGATVAALGTGIGVIGVMSFSCNFFITELGLSSLGAALLLLAWSGASTGAALLARCLPPALQGPRQLTLGLAGVAVGELAMVGAVPGPVWHLVPGLAVAGVASGVLNAGLGRQAVATVPPERASVGSGANNTARYLGSSIGVTLVVIVATRTGAGSRPGFAGWNHALILSACAALVTAVVVAALTRRENSSSRNPRGTRITATPRT, from the coding sequence ATGAACAGACTAACCTTGGATCGAGTCGAGCCCACGCCCGCCGAGGGGGTGGGGGAACGTTCGAGCCGGCTGGCGCCGACGCTCGCGATCGTCGCCGCGGGCACCTTCCTGGCGCTGGTCACCTATACCGGGCCGCTCGGGAACCTGCCCACCGTGGCGCGGGCACTCGCGGCCGGCGCGAACGGCCAGACCTGGATCCTGAGCTCGACGAGCGTCGCCCTGGCCGCCGTCCTGTTGACGGCCGGGGCGCTCGCCGACGACCACGGCCGCCGCCGGGTCTTCGTCGCCGGAAATGCGCTGATCGCGGCCGGCTCGCTCGCCTGCGCGCTGGCAACATCCACCGCCCCGTTCATCCTCGGCCGCCTGGTCGAGGGAGTCGGCAGCGCCGGAATCGTGGCCTCCAGCCTCGGTCTCGTGGCGGCTCTCGCGCGGACGCCGGCCGACCGGGCGATGATCAGCGGCGTGTGGGGTGCCAGCGTCGGCGGCGGCATCGCCGCCGGCCCGGTGATCACCGGGTTCCTCGACGAACTGCACCTGTGGCGCGGGTTCTACGCGTTGCTGGCGCTCGGCACGGTGGCGCTGGCCCTGGTGGCCCAGCGGGTTGCGGCCGAGTCGGTCGCGCCGACGCCGCGTCCGGTTGACCTTCCCGGCGCGGGTGCCTTGGGTCTGGCGCTCGTCCTCGCCCTCGTGGCACTCACCGAAGGACGCGACGGGCTCACCCCCTGGGTTGCCACCGCCGGCGGCGGCGCGCTCGCCGCCGCCGCCCTGTTCGTCGTCGTCGAGCGGCGTCGGCGCGCGCCCATGCTCGAACTGCACCTGTTCCGGGATCGGCAGTTCACCGGGGCCACAGTGGCTGCGCTGGGCACCGGTATCGGCGTCATCGGTGTCATGTCGTTCTCCTGCAACTTCTTCATCACCGAACTCGGGCTCTCCTCGCTCGGCGCGGCGCTGCTGCTGCTCGCCTGGTCCGGCGCGAGCACGGGCGCGGCACTGCTGGCGCGGTGCCTCCCGCCGGCCCTGCAGGGACCGCGTCAGCTGACCCTCGGTCTGGCCGGCGTCGCCGTCGGCGAACTGGCCATGGTGGGCGCCGTGCCCGGCCCGGTGTGGCACCTGGTGCCGGGCCTGGCCGTAGCCGGCGTCGCCAGCGGCGTCCTCAACGCCGGGCTGGGCAGGCAGGCGGTCGCGACCGTCCCGCCGGAGCGGGCATCGGTCGGCAGCGGCGCGAACAACACCGCCCGCTACCTCGGTTCGTCGATCGGTGTGACCCTCGTGGTCATCGTCGCCACGCGCACCGGCGCCGGTTCACGTCCGGGCTTCGCCGGCTGGAACCACGCGCTGATCCTGTCCGCGTGCGCCGCTCTGGTCACCGCGGTCGTCGTCGCCGCGCTGACCCGCCGGGAAAACTCGTCGAGCCGCAATCCACGCGGAACCCGGATAACCGCGACACCCCGGACTTGA
- a CDS encoding MarR family winged helix-turn-helix transcriptional regulator: MHKAGRVARARTPVDELVAFEVATRDLVGVALRSVERLEVSLPQFRLLQVLHEHGRSTSTHCAQALNVAGSSITRLADRLHASGHLIRGVDESNRSVVILELTAPGRKVVQQVTARRRRELGRVLGLLDPAARAACAAALTTLHEHLGDEYTGELHSPVPL, from the coding sequence ATGCACAAGGCGGGACGAGTCGCCCGAGCCCGGACCCCGGTCGATGAACTGGTGGCGTTCGAGGTTGCGACCCGGGACCTCGTCGGGGTCGCCCTGCGCAGCGTCGAGCGGCTCGAGGTGTCGCTACCCCAGTTCCGCCTGCTGCAGGTACTGCACGAGCACGGACGATCCACCTCGACGCATTGCGCTCAGGCGCTGAACGTCGCGGGGTCCTCGATCACCCGCCTGGCCGACCGGCTGCACGCGTCCGGGCACCTGATCCGCGGCGTCGACGAGTCCAATCGCAGTGTCGTCATCCTGGAGCTCACCGCGCCGGGCCGCAAGGTCGTCCAGCAAGTCACCGCCCGCCGCCGGCGCGAACTGGGCCGCGTGCTCGGTCTTCTCGACCCAGCCGCACGGGCCGCGTGCGCAGCAGCCCTGACGACCCTGCACGAGCATCTCGGCGACGAGTACACCGGCGAACTGCACAGCCCGGTTCCGCTTTGA
- a CDS encoding winged helix-turn-helix transcriptional regulator produces the protein MALGIGYAAQNCSLARALEIVGERWTMLVIRDLFYGVHRFTDLLAHLDISRAVLTDRLNTLTEAGLVRRQEGDGHPGYELTEAGVALWPSLFALWSWGQRFAGDGTPGRSFAHATCHTRLEDTGRCPRCGSVPGPAEVLAMPPAGSGEPGRSDRVSVLLRRPHRLLTPLVPES, from the coding sequence ATGGCCCTCGGGATCGGTTACGCGGCGCAGAACTGCAGCCTGGCGCGGGCACTGGAGATCGTCGGGGAGCGCTGGACGATGCTCGTCATCCGGGACCTGTTCTACGGGGTGCACCGGTTCACCGACCTGCTCGCGCATCTGGACATCTCGCGGGCAGTGCTGACCGATCGGCTGAACACGCTCACGGAGGCCGGGCTGGTCCGGCGCCAGGAGGGCGATGGTCATCCGGGCTACGAGCTCACCGAGGCGGGCGTGGCCCTGTGGCCCAGCCTGTTCGCGCTCTGGAGCTGGGGACAGCGGTTCGCCGGCGACGGCACCCCCGGCCGATCGTTCGCGCACGCGACCTGCCACACCCGGCTCGAGGACACCGGACGCTGCCCGCGCTGCGGCAGCGTGCCCGGGCCCGCCGAGGTGCTCGCGATGCCGCCGGCCGGCTCCGGCGAGCCCGGTCGCAGCGACCGGGTGAGCGTGCTGCTGCGCCGGCCGCACCGGCTGCTGACACCGCTCGTTCCCGAAAGTTGA
- a CDS encoding FABP family protein has product MSTPVTATTAGPQKLGPLTPLVGEWEGNLGIDLSYHNKDDETIETGYFERAWFKPIPVVENGQQSMEGLNYSMTAWRHGEEAMDPFHDETGYLLWDKANGQVIRCFAVPRGLAILAGGDAGPRDRSLTFVAEPGSGAYGLCQNKYLLERARAMAFESTFTMNDDGTFSYVSDLVLKLTATGAEMHHTDRNTLHRVKRYHPSIETA; this is encoded by the coding sequence ATGAGCACACCCGTCACGGCGACCACGGCCGGCCCGCAGAAGCTTGGCCCGCTGACCCCTCTCGTCGGCGAGTGGGAGGGGAACCTCGGCATCGATCTCTCCTATCACAACAAGGACGACGAGACGATCGAAACCGGCTACTTCGAGCGCGCCTGGTTCAAGCCCATCCCGGTGGTCGAGAACGGTCAGCAGAGCATGGAGGGGCTCAACTACTCGATGACGGCCTGGCGTCACGGCGAGGAGGCGATGGATCCTTTCCATGACGAGACGGGCTACCTGCTGTGGGACAAGGCGAACGGGCAGGTGATCCGGTGCTTCGCCGTGCCGCGCGGACTGGCCATCCTGGCCGGCGGTGACGCCGGCCCGCGCGACAGGTCGCTCACCTTCGTCGCCGAGCCCGGGTCGGGTGCTTACGGCTTGTGCCAGAACAAGTACCTGTTGGAGCGGGCGCGCGCCATGGCGTTCGAGAGCACCTTCACCATGAACGACGACGGGACGTTCAGCTACGTGTCCGATCTCGTTCTGAAGCTGACCGCGACGGGTGCGGAGATGCACCACACCGATCGCAACACGCTGCACCGGGTCAAGCGCTACCACCCGAGCATCGAGACGGCCTGA
- a CDS encoding baeRF3 domain-containing protein, producing MSGAEHLSELCTPRGTAAHVSLFLPTVRRGPQTAQNGIRWRNLLARAEVALRATAAPAEATATLDALRQVSEDEGFWRNDGSGLAVFAAPGWSRVLHTPSTLPELAAVGNRFLISPLLPSLSSAGRFLFLALDRAQSRLFLGTRFGLEEAGVHIPTGPGHASEDRRRPAERPEGFVADRGGSGRSVVFYGRGNLDRKQVEETLQYFRAIDAVLAELPNGERPPMLLAGLGYLVSQYRQVTRYREIVEDVLVTDPSQLPIEELHRRAWLQIEPQLRGDESAAAARYRQLAGTGRTAHEPGAVLAAARVGRVESLFLSSSIMATPPDSVLLLGAGARSQFDQFDRLDQFDRLDQAAAACLAHGGAVYLVAPERMPIRDECAAALLRY from the coding sequence ATGTCAGGGGCTGAGCACCTGTCCGAGCTGTGCACCCCGCGCGGAACTGCGGCACACGTGTCGCTGTTCCTGCCGACGGTGCGGCGGGGTCCGCAGACCGCTCAGAACGGCATTCGCTGGAGGAACCTGCTCGCTCGGGCCGAGGTCGCGCTGCGTGCGACGGCCGCACCCGCGGAGGCGACTGCGACGCTGGACGCGCTGCGTCAGGTATCCGAGGACGAGGGGTTCTGGCGCAACGACGGCAGCGGCCTGGCAGTCTTCGCCGCGCCCGGCTGGTCACGCGTGCTCCACACGCCGAGCACGCTGCCGGAACTCGCGGCCGTCGGCAACCGGTTCCTGATTTCCCCGCTGCTGCCGTCACTCTCGTCAGCTGGGCGCTTCCTGTTCCTCGCGCTGGACAGGGCCCAGTCCCGGCTGTTCCTCGGCACTCGGTTCGGTCTCGAGGAGGCCGGCGTACACATCCCGACCGGTCCGGGGCACGCGTCCGAGGATCGGCGACGGCCGGCCGAGCGGCCAGAGGGCTTCGTTGCCGACCGGGGTGGGTCCGGCAGGAGCGTGGTGTTCTACGGACGCGGGAACCTGGACCGCAAGCAGGTCGAGGAGACGCTGCAGTACTTCCGCGCGATCGATGCCGTGCTCGCCGAGCTGCCGAACGGCGAGCGGCCGCCGATGCTGCTGGCCGGTCTCGGTTACCTCGTCTCGCAGTACCGGCAGGTGACCCGCTATCGCGAGATCGTCGAGGACGTGTTGGTGACCGATCCATCGCAGCTGCCGATCGAGGAACTGCACCGGCGGGCATGGCTGCAGATCGAGCCACAGCTTCGAGGCGACGAATCGGCCGCAGCCGCGCGCTACCGGCAACTGGCGGGCACCGGACGTACCGCGCACGAGCCCGGCGCGGTACTCGCGGCGGCGCGAGTCGGTCGGGTCGAATCGCTGTTCCTGTCATCCTCGATCATGGCTACGCCGCCCGACTCGGTGCTGCTGCTCGGTGCCGGGGCCCGCAGCCAGTTCGACCAGTTCGACCGGCTCGACCAGTTCGACCGGCTCGACCAGGCCGCGGCAGCCTGCCTGGCCCACGGCGGAGCGGTCTATCTCGTCGCGCCGGAGCGCATGCCGATTCGAGACGAGTGCGCAGCCGCGCTGCTGCGGTACTGA
- a CDS encoding PucR family transcriptional regulator, producing the protein MSGPPADPFPNVATGPWLTAVAEDAARRTGVPADLLGAYLTLLADAALRGRRPSKAELSAVHDLGRQAAARNVTARQMAHLYLSAAAQLWSTVPREVRTRGRDAVSSAAEAVLLAVDGAVVALVEGHDVERRRMIRQAESLRQTFVDDLLRGDSDVASLVERAEPFGLDLARAHQVAVAAHSGRLVDEIALATALERSIADRFDGREVLVTDKGGLFVVIGPANATAAATAGAGNVPGNVAEVGAVTQEALDGLRRSGRWRVAAGRPHSGAYGVARSYEEAREALQLAERLHLDAPVVYARDLLVYRVLVRDQAAMSDLVHAVLSPLLAARGGAQPLLDTLRTYFETGAVATETARRMHLSVRTVTYRLARVAELTGLNPADAQASLTLWVAVLGARLLGWPAPEASPAR; encoded by the coding sequence ATGAGCGGACCGCCGGCGGACCCATTTCCGAACGTCGCGACCGGTCCGTGGCTGACGGCCGTCGCAGAGGACGCGGCCCGGCGTACCGGTGTCCCGGCCGATCTGCTCGGGGCCTACCTCACCCTGCTCGCGGACGCGGCGCTGCGCGGACGGCGGCCCTCGAAGGCGGAGCTGTCGGCTGTGCACGATCTCGGTCGCCAGGCCGCGGCACGCAACGTGACAGCGCGGCAGATGGCGCACCTGTACCTATCGGCGGCGGCCCAGCTCTGGAGCACGGTGCCTCGGGAGGTGCGCACCCGCGGCCGAGATGCCGTGTCATCGGCGGCCGAGGCGGTGCTGCTCGCCGTCGACGGCGCCGTCGTGGCGCTGGTGGAAGGTCACGACGTCGAGCGGCGCCGGATGATCCGCCAGGCTGAGTCGCTCCGGCAGACGTTCGTCGACGATCTGCTGCGGGGCGATTCGGACGTCGCATCACTCGTCGAGCGCGCCGAGCCCTTCGGCCTCGACCTCGCCCGAGCGCACCAGGTCGCGGTAGCAGCGCACAGCGGCCGCCTGGTCGACGAGATCGCCCTCGCCACAGCGCTCGAGCGTTCGATCGCCGACCGGTTCGACGGACGCGAGGTGCTGGTCACTGACAAGGGCGGCCTGTTCGTCGTCATCGGTCCGGCCAACGCGACGGCCGCCGCGACGGCCGGCGCCGGCAACGTCCCCGGCAACGTCGCCGAGGTCGGCGCAGTCACCCAGGAGGCGTTGGACGGCTTGCGGCGTAGCGGCCGGTGGCGGGTCGCCGCGGGCCGACCGCACTCCGGCGCGTACGGCGTCGCGCGGTCCTACGAAGAGGCCCGCGAAGCGCTGCAGCTGGCCGAGCGCCTTCACCTCGATGCGCCGGTCGTGTACGCCCGGGACCTGCTGGTCTACCGGGTGCTGGTGCGCGACCAGGCCGCGATGAGCGACCTCGTCCACGCCGTCCTGTCCCCGCTCCTGGCTGCGCGCGGCGGTGCGCAGCCGTTGCTCGACACGCTGCGCACCTACTTCGAGACCGGAGCAGTGGCCACCGAGACCGCGCGCCGCATGCACCTTTCGGTCCGCACGGTGACCTACCGGTTGGCCCGGGTCGCCGAGCTGACCGGCTTGAATCCGGCCGATGCACAAGCCTCGCTGACACTCTGGGTCGCCGTGCTGGGCGCGCGGCTGCTGGGCTGGCCCGCTCCTGAGGCCTCACCGGCACGCTGA